One genomic window of Candidatus Nitrosopumilus sediminis includes the following:
- the uppS gene encoding polyprenyl diphosphate synthase, translating to MESEIRTGDIPNHVALILDGNRRWAKRHLSMPKSGHWKGADAVENLLDWCEELDIKIVTLYALSAENLDRDDEELEYLYELIRMRLEKLLKDPRIHRSKMRVKGIGRIELLPESIKKVLKQLDDATKNYDNHFLNIALAYGGQNELEDAVKKIGEKIKDGSLDVKDINKKEIEANLYTSHLPQSSPDMILRTSGEKRLSGFLMWQSAYSELVFMDIFWPEFRKIDLMRAIRTYQERKRRLGK from the coding sequence TTGGAGAGTGAAATTCGTACTGGAGATATTCCAAATCATGTTGCCCTAATTTTAGACGGTAACAGAAGATGGGCAAAAAGACATCTATCGATGCCAAAAAGTGGGCATTGGAAAGGCGCTGATGCCGTAGAAAACCTTCTTGACTGGTGTGAAGAATTAGATATCAAAATTGTCACACTATATGCACTTTCAGCAGAAAATCTAGATAGAGATGATGAAGAATTAGAATATCTCTATGAGTTAATTCGTATGAGATTAGAGAAATTACTCAAAGATCCTAGAATTCATAGAAGTAAGATGAGAGTGAAGGGAATTGGAAGAATAGAATTACTTCCAGAATCCATCAAAAAAGTTCTAAAACAATTAGATGATGCGACCAAAAACTATGATAATCATTTTCTAAACATTGCACTTGCATATGGTGGACAAAATGAATTAGAAGACGCTGTGAAAAAGATTGGAGAAAAAATCAAAGACGGGTCATTGGATGTAAAAGATATCAACAAAAAAGAAATCGAAGCAAACCTATACACATCACATTTACCACAATCATCTCCAGATATGATCTTAAGAACGTCAGGAGAAAAAAGACTAAGTGGATTTCTCATGTGGCAAAGTGCATATAGTGAATTAGTTTTTATGGATATTTTTTGGCCTGAATTTAGAAAAATAGATTTAATGAGGGCAATTAGGACTTATCAAGAGAGGAAAAGAAGATTAGGGAAATGA
- a CDS encoding bis(5'-nucleosyl)-tetraphosphatase: MIEETSAGIVLFRKEGTGNLFLLLHYPSGHWDFVKGKMENGESIKETAIRETQEETGITDITFLENFEEWIEYNFQYQGELVHKKVVFFLAETKETDVKISHEHLDYTWMDYNTAMEKTTFDNAKTVLTKAQMLLSKTL, from the coding sequence ATGATTGAAGAGACATCTGCAGGAATTGTATTATTTAGAAAAGAAGGAACGGGGAATTTATTTTTGCTTTTACATTATCCTTCAGGGCATTGGGATTTTGTAAAAGGCAAAATGGAGAATGGGGAATCAATTAAAGAAACAGCAATAAGAGAAACACAAGAAGAGACAGGAATTACAGATATTACATTTTTAGAAAACTTTGAAGAATGGATTGAATATAATTTTCAATATCAAGGAGAACTGGTTCATAAAAAAGTGGTATTTTTCTTAGCTGAAACAAAGGAAACAGATGTCAAAATTTCACATGAGCATCTTGATTACACATGGATGGATTATAACACAGCAATGGAAAAAACTACGTTTGATAATGCAAAGACAGTTTTAACAAAAGCACAGATGTTACTTTCCAAAACTCTGTAA